The sequence GCAGAATAGGCATCAGCTTTTTGTTCATCACAGAAGGCAGGAAGGCAGGCACCATTGGGACCGGTGACAACACTGTCAAAGCGGCCCCAGGCACGTGGGTTAGAGGAGTAGCCAGCTGTGGGCTCCATGTTTATGAGACTCACTACAACTCCCTCCACCTGCTCACTGGGCATGAAGCGTTCACTGCGGAAGGCCCTCACTTTTACGTAACACCTGCGGTTTTCTGGGACGTCCAGGTTGAACAGACGCCTCTCTCTGATCTCCATGTTACCAATCAGAAAGGTTCTCTCTTCCCTTTtgcctcttcttttcttctccaccTGCAgacttccctcctcctcccacaggCCAGTATCAGGGTTCAGGGACCACAGCTTCATAGTACTGAGGTGCTCGGGCATCGTCACCTGGGCAGAGTCCAGGAACACTTTCACTTCACCAGCATTCAGGGGCTCATTGGTTTCCTCTCCCCTGAAGTCAACTGAGAACATCCCGTAAGTTCTCAGTGGCAGGGTATCTCCTTCATTCCCTATAAAGTTGAGATCACTTTgggctgcagcagctgtggaGACATCTCTGGGGTCAAGAAAAGTTACACTAGCATTTACATTACCCATGAAGACTTCTCCATTCTCCTTGTAGAAGGAATGGGGAGGAATCTGGATTTGAACCATTGGCTCTTGGCCCTCTACTTCTCCAAGCTCCAGAGTGTTGGTTTCTGTGGAACTAATGGTCACAGGAGCTTTTTTTCTGAGAAGTTTGATCTCATGGTAAACAGCCCCTCCTTTGGTGTTAAATGGAAGTACCTTTGTGGTGTTGACAAATTTCTGCATGTTGTCCACAAAAGTCAGGACTAACCTGTCTGTTTCAGGAGGAACCTGTATGGAAAAGGTACCTTTGTAGCCTGTGCGGCTGATTCTGATTCCATTCATAAAGATATGGCCGAACCTCATTGGCTCACCGTTGTCAGCAGCAATGGCCCTACCATGCACAATAGCCTTGGTGTCCACACATTTCTGGCAGCCACACTCAGTCACCACCATGGTGGGCAGTTGGTAGCCCTGGCATGTTAACTGTCTCTCCTCCATCTTTGCCACACCACAGCAATAAGCCACTTTGTCTTTGCACCTTATGCCATTGTCCTGCTGCCCAGTACATGTACCTGTGGGGCACTTGCCCACATCATAGTAGAACGAGTTTGTGCTGTTTTGGTAGCAGTCATGTGGAAGGCGGATGAGGTGGGAGTCAGGCTTGGGGTTACATGAATGTTCATCTTTACCTGTGTACAAGATTTAGAAATCAACATGTGGATTTAGTTAGATCatattactgtatttaatgtccacaaatgtgtttttcacatttctatgtatttattgtattatattattaccaATTTATTGAGAACACACCTATAACTTTGAGAGTAGCTGGTTTGGTCTTAATTGCCCCAGATGGACCACTTGCTCTGCAGTAGTATTCCCCAGCCTGCTGAGGATGCAGATCTTTTAGGACCAAAGTGCTCTCAGACTGCTTCTCCAGGAGACTGTTGTTATGAAACCTGTTGGTTCACACAGAAGAAAAGGCAGACAGCAGAAGCAAGGGCATGAAATACACTATATTATTGAAAACCTTTGAAAACATGCATAATTTCAAAATTTAACAAGTCCTACCATTGGTACTTGTCTGGCTGTGGTATTCCTGCCACCTTGCAGCAGAAGGCAGCAATTTGTCCTTCCCTTCTTGCCTTGCTCTCAGGGTTGCTCAACACATGAAGCTTCTCTggaaattgtaaaataaaatgtgaaaaaaattaaatgtttaggtataaaacaaataatcaatCTCTAATCCAATTTATGTTACAGATGTCTGTACCTGCTCTTTTCAGCTGGACACTGAGAACTGAGGTACGCTCAGTGCTGTGGGGCACAACAACACTGAGGGTGGCGTGGCCCTGCAGGCTGACTGTCAGGGTGGTGTTGCCATCAGGGCAGACACCGGGGATGCGAAAATGTCCGTTGTGGTCAGTGAGGGTTATGAGTTTGCCAGAGCGAAGGATTGTAGCCCCTTCAGCAGTGAGACCACCAGCACCACGGACAGACCCCAGCAGGATGTGTTCTTCACACTTGCATGCATCACATTCAGCGTTCACCCTCCCCATCACACACTGCAGGGAGCAATCTAAAAAGTAGAATAGAACAACCACAATGCTATTGAGTGATGTTATTTCTTTACAGTTCAGCCATTCCTTTTCAGGAATATTTCCAATATCAGTCTAAGTCAGGGCCTGACAAAATAACAAGAGTGATGTAAGTGAAAGTGCAAGTTGAAATTTTGACCCACTGATgtcactagatgaaaagtcaggaggtcaccaaagtcatttcAATGTATCCAGAGGGGACATGAAtttgtgtaccaaatttcatccATCCAAGagttgttgaaatgtttcactaaaaacctctaatgtcaacctcatggtgacgtTAAAGGAAAAGATGGACATGGACCGAATTTTGTGCCAATCTGTTCAATAGATGTTGAGataaaagtcaggggatcaccaaactTACCAAGATTCATCTTTTCTGGGAAAAATTTCATAGAAATCCATCTGAAGTGGTAGACCAACCAACCAGCGGACCTGGCCACCTCTATAGCCATGCCATTAGCATGGCCAAATAAAAAATTGAAGGGTCTGTATGACTAAACCAATGCCAGCTCACCTGTTATCGGGCACTCAGGTCCATTGCATGCTTTCCCTTCTACTTTAGGCCCGCTGCAAGACATCAAACGAGATTTGCAGTTTCTGGAGCGAATTTGGACCCCTACTTGACCACAGAGGGCGGGGCATGGGCTCCAGTCTGACCACAGACCCCAATTATCCTGGGGGTTTACACTGTTATCTGATAGAAAATAGAGAATAAGTGACGTTCAAACTATTGAGCTGGAAAGAGATTCATTAGAGATCTTATTTGCATGTTAAGAGAAAATAGCTGGAAGACTGATATGAGACCAAACCTTTGGGACAAAGGAAGCGGACTGCATAGTTGGAGCAGTTACGGTCAGGACCCTGCTCTTCATTGAGGCACCAGAAGCCCACAGTGGGATCTGCATGGACCTTCTCTCCAGTTTCACGGGCTGGGACCCATTCAGTGGTTCTGGCTTCCACTGCCCGGGGAGTCTCACACACTCGAGAACGGTAGTAGAAGCGAATAGCTTCCAGCTGCTCATAGTCTCCACGCCCTCCGGGGTGATCAACATTGAACCATGTGGTCCACTCATAGTTGTCTAGAGAGAGTAcaagagaggatggagagaatAGCAGCTGATAGTTAATGTGGAATGTGACTCAAACCACCCAAAAAGGCCTTATACAGTTATGACTTTACAATATATTTGATACACAGTTAATactataaatacaatatattgtaCAGAATTTACCATCAATATGGAACACAGCAGGGCTAGAATCTTTGTTGTCTCTCCTCCATGATCCTGTAAGAGACAAATCAATGCatgattgtattatttttgtacCTCGGGGTGCACTACCATAATATCAGACACCTTACTTTAGTTGTCTCTTCTCAAATTCTTATAGTTTTGAAaaacatttagtcttttttttctagaaGCCCAAGCGAGTCATTTTAGGATGAAATCTTTACATATTTGTGAGTGTAAAATCTGtgaagtgctatatagttgTAGTAGTTCAACACAGTCTCTCTGTGTATTTGCAACATAATGGTTAAACAGTTTTAGCGCTATTGATCAGGGTCAGTACTGGTCAAAACTTGTGGGGTAGTGTTTTAGAAAAGTGGCTGGTTTGAATTAATATTTCTATGTATTAATCCCTAGATACTGTAAGATTTAATGCTGGGAATCCAGTGTGGAGTGTAAATTGCTCTGTTTTGTCAGCCTGCCTTCCACTATTCACTCTTATCAAATCAACGCAAAACTGTGTCCTCAGGTATCTTActgtgcctttttaaaaaagagtgCGGGGAGGGTTCAGTGCTTTTCAATGCATATGTGCTAATAACACGTGAGGAAACGAGTCTCAACATCTTTGTGAGAGACCCACCTTGAGCTGTAACAACAGTGGCTGCGGTGATTCCCAGGATGAGAAGGAGAAGCCTTGCTGACATTCTCACACTCTGCCGTTATAGCTGACCCCTGAACTTTCACCTCTGGTAATGTGCGTTTGACACCAGGAACTCCGAAGAGGACTGGtgtaaagatgaaaaaatggGAAATAACAGGAAACAATGTTCCATGTTAATAAAAGTCAGTCAATGTTACATGTAAATAATCTTTAAGTACAACACATACTCTCATTATTTTGAACCAAAATTTCAACAAATTGATGTAACTCTTCATCATCACATATTATCCAGTTAGACAgttatttgtaaaaaacaaaacaaaaacaaaaaaacaaacaaacacctgtaTCATAgtaaaagttaattaaaaaacaatagtTTACATCTAGAGCAAGAATGTTTCTTTAAGGATAGGAGGTTTTagggtggagaaaaaaaaaacatggctggACTGAGCCCCCACTCAGATTACACATCTGTGTTAGCCATCATCATTTGTCAGGGGAACTCTCAAACATTTCTGCATCCACTGACGAAACACTGGGCTACACAATCCAaacaccccaccccaccccacccccacacaCAAGGTTTGCATTTGTACACTTAAAgtttgtaaaagtaaaattgTGCACAACAGACTAATTCATTAGCTTTGTGCTAAATTTGAAAGGCAGAAAAGATGTTGATAAAATAACAGGTTCAGTGCATCAaaaggctttttaaattttaatttaattttaattttaatctttaaaaaagatATTATCAGAAATGCATGTTAACAGTAAGCTGAAGTAAAGACTAATTTTATATGGATTATGTTTCAAATTGCAAGTGACAATATTATTCAAATTACAGGCTCCAAATTTTAAATCAACTGTCCATTTACTTTAACTTATTTTAAACTTAAACCACAAACAaatgatctgtttttttcttacccCCTTGTTGAGTGGACTATCTTGGGTCTGCAGATTTTCTTAATTGGAAAGTCCTTCTCTATCAGTGTCTCtgtcactctttctttctcttgtttccttctgtttcttcctgtctcacatttctctcctcctcctctgctctttacTCTGGTTCAACATACTCCTTCACTGTCTCTTTTATACCGTTCTGAGTCCAAgcacccctccctcctctctcggCAGTGTGCCACAGTGTCTTTTGATTACACTATTATCCTTATAATTTATCACCTTCATTGTACAGCCATGACACCCAATGGTTATTAGATAGTGCTACATATGAATGAGGGACAGTCAGGGGGTCTTAGTAACAAATGCTTGTGTTAATAAATCAACCCCTATGCCCAAGATCAATGCTGATTGAATCAAACTGGGCATTTATCCTCTCCTCTGGTCTCAGGGCCTGTACTTTGTGTTGCATGACTTTGCATGTGGAGTGTACatgctgattaaaaaaaatagatctaGTCTGTGATATTGATACTCTTCACTGGCTTTGGTATGCTCCTCTGttttaatgcacattttaaagCACATGTTAAAGTTTCTAAAACAGGAGATAGTGTACATTAAATCCTTGATTAATTTGTTCTGTTGTAATGTCAGATAATTTGTAATTATTAGGGATTCTGACATTTGTGGCATCAAATCATAACTTCTGGTTTAGACAATCTGAAGAGACAAGATCttgcaattaattaaaaagcagaaaacaagaaaatgtgagGACATGCTCCATAACAACTGAGCAAATGTGAAGTTGATTTGAGCATcctgagtttaaaaaaaaaactaacaacattctgctcctgttttttttattttacgtGTCCCAAAGCATCTACATTTTGTTATGCAACATTAACAGACCATTAATGTTTGTCTGGAAGTTtgattttaacatttgaaaTCCCGTAGGAGATACATGACACTCGTTTACACCACCAAGAACACAAATCCAAAAAACCTCACTCAGTGTCAGTATGTGAATGTTCACAGTTAGCCAGTGGATTTCCCCTGTGGTGTTTCAGCTGTAATTTTGAGACAGATGGTCTGATATAAAGTCAAACCAAATGAGTTTTTCTTTAACAGTTtacttaaatgtatttaaaaaatggaggattctaaaaatatatatagtgtCAAGTAAAGTTTAAATTTTAGGAGCATAAAGTCAATGTTACAGTATCTGCCATCAGGTAAAGTAGGTCTTAATAAGCCTTCAAATATGGAGTgaaactttaactttatttatcacAGTTGCTACAAAGAAAGATCATACTGTATTACATTTGATTAGAAGAATGTTAAACCCAGGTATACTGTACTATATGTCTGTCCTATGTTTGTGATTTAGTTTCTTCACAGTACAAAAGTACACTGCTTGATGACCATCAATACTTCCCTTAAATCCCCAGATTTCCTCCCTGGTCACTGCATATTATAgtttgcaaatatgttttgaaaaacagtttgttgGGAAGATGTTTTGAGCTTTGAGCACACTATTGGGCACAAAAATCAAGTAGCATATCCTTAAGTGGTTTCCCCAGTGTGTCTACATTATTTTGTCTACCCACCACTATAATCCAGACAAAGAGAGGCAGTGTCGGAAAAGAGGATGTCGAGCAGATTCAAAAATACACTTATGTCAGTCATGTCTGTTAAAGATCATATGAAGTCGtcagtatttgttgtttttccacacAACGTTCAATTAGCTGATGTCATCGTGTCAATTACaaggcaaaaaaacacacacacagcaggggaAGAATAAAACCAGCCTGCATCTCAGTGTTTCCAGGCTGCGCTCACTTCCCTTCCCAGGCCAGGTGAAGGAACTAATGACTGGTGTCAGAAAAGTTTGAATTGAGGTCAATCACTGGatacataaaataaactgaGCTTGTAATTTGTACAAACAGCTTAGCACAGGGCAACAGGACAGGCTGCTCTTCAGAGAAAACATCTTGGAATAAACAAGGTCTGAAGAAAAACAGTCCTGTCCCTCAAGCACAACTTAACTTCACCTTTTACCAATTACTGCTTTTCCTCAGCACAGGTGGTTTGGTTTGGTGTAAGGAAATGAGTGTCAGTGTGGTGAAATTAGGAGGTAGCTAACAAAGGACCAAAGTCACGGTCCACAAAGTCTCTGTTGGTGTGGGATTAGGgatataaatgtaaacaatacaTACAGATTGAAGCTTATGCTGCAATGGCATACATTATGAAAGTATTTAGAGGGCAAATGTCTTCATTAATGTAGTCAAGTAAGTAAGGCTGGCTTTGGTATTGTCAtcaaaattcaaacaaaacaacatgtttgtgtgtgtttaccattTTCCAAACATATCCATATTCAACTTAAAGTTAAATGCTTTTGAAATTCCTTATTTTTGGTaaaattgtatatatttatgtaacatTTATTCACTGGCCTACACTGCAAAGATGTCAGACTTTTAATGTCACATCACATCTTCCAGTCAGAGAGGACAGTAGCTCTCTACAGCGGCGTATTTTTCTAACATTTACAAGCAGGTTAGTGAGGACAACTTTATGGCACTTTGTAGGTCTTCAAAGGACTTTACAAACAAGGAGGACAGAGGTGGTGGGTAATGATGTGAGGATAGGAAAGTGAAGGAAGTGAGAAAATGGACACAAACACGCAAAGTTTGGTCTCCAGGCAACAGCAGAAGACAGAGTCCATGTTCTGCCAGTCTATAACTGGATTCCAGACAGGTAAATCACCATCATGCAAAGTCAGTGGAATTACATCAAACAGACTTTTTATGAaagttattttgatttttattagttttcttttttggtaAACTTTTACGTCAGTGTTAGGTTGTCTGTCATCAGGCTGGTATTTAATCAACCTCTGGCAACGTGATTCATCagcagtgtaaaataaaaactttaattaGTTTAATTGGTCTGTTCGGTTTCGCACATTAATCTACAGCAGTGTTTTGCAGAGGTGGAAAGTTACTAAGCGCATTTGTTCAAGTATTGTAAAAGGACAAGTTGacaatttctcaagtctgtcctaaaacaatagccaaatgaacattgacacatgtttttcttgctgcaatcatttctcctgttcatactggccactagatgatcccttcataatgcataaTTCAGTATAAAAGATGAGGAACAAAATCCAGTCCTccttatgtgaaaaaaatgtttatttgaagctaaaatGAAGCTTCAATCGTCCAAATgaatctttttagtgccaaagtccctcattttgttatgatccttctgctgcagctgagcaggaaAATAATATCTGTCAAGACACAAAGATTTTTACTAAAAGGACTAattgtggaagatatccacttatttgactaattttgtcccccatcacttagaTTATAAGCACATTTGTAGAGgatctaatggtcagtatgaacaggagaaatgattacagcaaacaaaacctttttcaatgttcatttgggcacctgactattgctttaagacagactttaaatgcCTCTACACCACTACATTTCAGGGTGAAATACTGTTGTAGTTACTTCGCAGGTTATATAACACTCAAcctataaaatatgatgcattgttatagattaaactactcAAAGAgatataaaacagttaaaataaactCTACCTGTCCATCTAAAATGTTGCTTACACGTTAATGAAACACAAATCCAATGaggtaatatatatatatgtacatatactaTATAAACACTGACAAGGGCCATTCTGCTGCATAAAAGAGTACTCTTACTTTTTATACTTTCAGTTTTGctgaaaacacttttaattttgatttaaaaacttaaaatgggATGTGTTTCATCCTGTAGTATTGCTAGTTTTACTTAAGTTAATGATATGAATACTTTTTTCACCACTGGCATTTTTTCTTCCTCAATGGGACAGTTGGGACActtttttctgcatgtttgcaACACAGTTACCAATTTACAGAAAGTAGACGACTGAAATGAGTTGCCAAAGACGTCAGAATACATatagtaaatgtttaaaatatactgtaacacaACACTGTGCATTAAGAATAATCCCTTTGACAAAGTATAAATTCCTAAAACATCTGTAGTTGTCAAACCAGTGTTTAATCACATGTTGAGACTACCTGTCAATCACAATAACAGGGGAGGCGGGCTGTGTTATTTCATGATAATAAATATGCAGGTTCTTACTAGCAGCTCCACACCAGTGTTATATAAGCtcagaccaaaaacaaaaacaacagcaacatcctGACACACCATTAATTACCAGGCTGGAGTCAAACCTGAAGAGGTGCTCTAAAGCCAGAAACAGTTAGAACTGAACAAACAATGCTGCACTACAAACTCCACAGTCACCTTGAGATATAATTATACCAGCTCATGTCTGCTGGAGTGAGATCCTTCAAAGGGACAGTTTGCCAAGATAAGTGCAAATGTTTTAGAGTTTTAGTTAATTTCGTCAATCCCACTAGCCACACCGACAGGCAATTACTCATAATTGAAATGCACGGtgcaagcaaacaaacattaGTTTTTACTTTACATAAGATACagctaatcttttttttttttagctcagtaatcagaTATTGTTGAAGATGTGATACAGgttttaaaaataacagataaacTCAAGGGTTGTATAACTGTCTCAACATGCAGAGGAATTTATAGTCATTCAACTGAAGATTAAAGTGAACAAATATATTCCTCTTCTTACAAATGGGAAGTTAATtatataagcaataaaacatacCTTTGCTCAATTTTATACACTCAGAGGTTCTGCTTCTACAGCCTTACATGGTCTGGTGTGTCCACTAGCATGTGGTGCTTATGTTAACAGACTTTAGATATTGTTATGTAATTGACATCACTGACTCAATTACCCCTCGCTACTTGTGCTACTGTTGTACTAGCTTGTGTTTTAgcatttatcattatcattatttccATAGATTTTGGCCACATTGGCGGCTGCTCAGTAAAAGTTACATCTTGTCGCTTTAACAGTATTTCTGCTCAATATCAAAACTTGAGGTACCAGGTTTAAAATCTATCTCAGTCTAATCTTAACAATCTGCCAATGTTGGGCTGTGAAGCTCAAGAGCTTTCTCACGGGGGCTCCCTGTGATCCAAACCAATTTCACTCTCGATGAGAAAACCTCTCCTGGTAATAGTGGTTTTCACTAGAGATGTAATTGTTGTACACTGAAAGATGGCCTCCTTGCCCAAAAGTCAAATGTGCTGACTTCTAAATGTCCTGGCAATTTCCTCGAATCtgaatcactttttttttttcctgaacaGACCTAGAGGAAGTAGAGTGGactctttccctctgtgtgaTGGTGGGCCCCTAATGACAGTAGCAGAAGCCGCTCTGCATACTTTCACTGGTAGAGTCATTAAAAGGCACTAACACAACCCCCAGCACTGTCTGCTTAACCTGTGTCTCCTCACTGTCCTGGTCTGCTCTGGAGAAACATTTCATGAAGCTCTGAGTCTCTGTTTGGGCTACAACAGGCTTCTCTGTTTAACCAGCAGTCACAAATACACTGAGATACTGTTTGTGCTCTTTCCATAGTTTTACAggttaaaggatagattcacatttcaccaaatgtgtttaaaaacaaTACTCACGTGCCCCTATGAGAGTTATTTGTTGCTCTAACtgttcctcctgtccatacagACTGTTCTCTTGGAGAGATC comes from Thunnus maccoyii chromosome 1, fThuMac1.1, whole genome shotgun sequence and encodes:
- the LOC121897605 gene encoding cartilage intermediate layer protein 1; this encodes MSARLLLLILGITAATVVTAQGSWRRDNKDSSPAVFHIDDNYEWTTWFNVDHPGGRGDYEQLEAIRFYYRSRVCETPRAVEARTTEWVPARETGEKVHADPTVGFWCLNEEQGPDRNCSNYAVRFLCPKDNSVNPQDNWGLWSDWSPCPALCGQVGVQIRSRNCKSRLMSCSGPKVEGKACNGPECPITDCSLQCVMGRVNAECDACKCEEHILLGSVRGAGGLTAEGATILRSGKLITLTDHNGHFRIPGVCPDGNTTLTVSLQGHATLSVVVPHSTERTSVLSVQLKRAEKLHVLSNPESKARREGQIAAFCCKVAGIPQPDKYQWFHNNSLLEKQSESTLVLKDLHPQQAGEYYCRASGPSGAIKTKPATLKVIGKDEHSCNPKPDSHLIRLPHDCYQNSTNSFYYDVGKCPTGTCTGQQDNGIRCKDKVAYCCGVAKMEERQLTCQGYQLPTMVVTECGCQKCVDTKAIVHGRAIAADNGEPMRFGHIFMNGIRISRTGYKGTFSIQVPPETDRLVLTFVDNMQKFVNTTKVLPFNTKGGAVYHEIKLLRKKAPVTISSTETNTLELGEVEGQEPMVQIQIPPHSFYKENGEVFMGNVNASVTFLDPRDVSTAAAAQSDLNFIGNEGDTLPLRTYGMFSVDFRGEETNEPLNAGEVKVFLDSAQVTMPEHLSTMKLWSLNPDTGLWEEEGSLQVEKKRRGKREERTFLIGNMEIRERRLFNLDVPENRRCYVKVRAFRSERFMPSEQVEGVVVSLINMEPTAGYSSNPRAWGRFDSVVTGPNGACLPAFCDEQKADAYSAYVMANLGGEELEAVPSAPKFNPNLIGVPQPYLDKLNYRRTDHEDPRVKKTAFSINVAKPSQNAAEESNGPVYAFENLKECEEAPFSAAHFRFSRVEGDRYDYNTVPFNEDDPMSWTEDYLSWWPKPMEYRACYIKVKINSPHEINVRSRNMGGTHPKTVGQLYGLRDTRSIRDMDQATLSAVCLEFKCSGMLYDQDRVDRTLVKVIPQGSCKRDQVNPILQEYLVNHLPLAVNNDTNEFTMLAPLDPLGHNYGIYTVTDQDPRTAKEIALGRCFDGTSDGTSRVMKSNEGVALVFTCGDREVTRQNVFQTLQSSQGQTVTSVVRGEGRQNRRRQRANALRSSRRRSTRDPTGRRTQSRS